The following is a genomic window from Mya arenaria isolate MELC-2E11 chromosome 4, ASM2691426v1.
TTTTTGCTTAAAGAACGATGAGATCGCCAAACTTAGAGGAGGCACGAGGAGTTAGCGGTTAGAAATGTTGAACTTCTTAGACGgaattatttgttttccatGTAAACTTCAACTTTAATTGtcattcttcatttcatttctgaTACTCAATTGCAATGTCAGGATGACAATCAAATGACTTTATTGGTCACCACTGGTCAAAACTGAtgaaaaaacaagaacatgatGTTAATTTCTGAATTCCAggtatgtaaatgtttttaagtcTATAAATTACGATGCTATTATCCGCTTCcacaagtgtgaaatattttacatgcaTTTCAAAGATGCATGTTTtggcttaaatttcaaattagtAGAACGATGCAATACTGTGTATGGCGTGAAATTTTCGCGTTAAATTGCTAATGGAGTACCCCGTTAATTAACAAATCTTTGTATGAAATCGAAAGGCCGATTGTGTTATTGATTAGAAAGATGAATGCCCATTGTATTTCACAACTTATGCCAATTTATTAAGGGAGGAGTTGGAGAGAGCCATAAACGCATCGGATGTTACATCAAGCATTATTTCCAGACACGCCTTTTAGCGATCAGCCAACCATTACGGTAGCAGCTAAGCACCCGGTTATATGGATGACACTTTACACGAATACATGAATATCAAAAACACTTATGTAGACATTTAATAACACAccttaaacacaatttcaatcaaGATCTAATTCAGTCAGTAAACAAAGTTTCATttactcaataattatttttttgccctgCTTCTTTTGCAGAACAACCTATACacagtctaaaataatagaataatagacatgttaaaCGGAATTCTTTCAAtgcctaacgtctaaacgggtttgttcAAAAACTGGgggtttataaaaaatattgaaattgtatttagtgaagtattttatgtatgaaatggataataaagcttaatgttcatattttaccatgtaagtgcaaagcttttttgcacaaaacaacattaaatgcattaaaacacatgattaacctttccaataaaacaaaacttgacaGACACAGACAACATTTATGCCAAGCAGAACagctcgacccaatcgtaaaaacacggccacctccgacaagcttatagatagacctcgtaaatgcAATTgttacaactcggccatggccgaagtgtgaactgcagccttgcacgTGCCCtccatgtatatatcgttatgttttgactaaatgaaataaagaaaaacccATCAAACTtgtaattattcgttggatatttattttttgtctacgtaactgatataaaataacattatctggtaatatttcttgttttatgctATTTTATAGACGAAATATGCTtaaacccggaatcccgatcggaataactacctaCACACATACTTCCTTTGTTATTGCAACTAGTTAACAAACTGCAAACATATCTAAATAATGTTATACCGTTTGACTGCAGTGAAAATAAACACCTGTTCGCTAAATATATTTTGCCAAAACTAATGATTTCATAAAGAGCTACCTCATATAATGGTACTTACTTAAGACTAAAACATGATATCTTCAGTCTGCTTTTTCAAACCTCTAAAAATAATATGGCTGTGTTTACAATGTACGCTCAATACGATTATTAATGAACGAAAATCTAACGACaatctaaaattaaatttctacaaaataaactttccataaactaaaattgaaaaacttattGTAGAAGTATTatcaatcaaacattttttatacaatatatgtttttcttcgtcgtaataaaataataataacaaacctTTTTCGCCCAAAACAATTTGATCGATCTTGAATACGGCCATCTCTTCCGAGgtcattaatgataatgatcgAGGTGAGAAAAGAAGTGCGTCTACTGTGTGTTTTCATACACCTTATTTTGAACTAagaattaatattttacttcgAGTTATAACATAGTTAAAACTGCAGTTGTTTTAATGGATTTTCTATTCTGAATTAGAATTCGCATTCAACTtacagttttcatttaaaacgtatTCAGAATTTCAGATATCTCGATTCGcgtagaaaaaatatttctgagTGATGTGACGGTGTATAATGCTGGGTATCGGTTTGCGCTAGCTGCTGTGTTGAACCTTGGAAGCGGGAACCAATTGATGCATGCCTGTCGAAAAGTAGCATGGTACCTATGAACGTTACTTGCAGTATCgtccaaaaatgacattttgaaagtCATAATTGATCACAAaggtttttttctaatataaatcCTAAAATCGAGTATTAAATGACAAACGAACAGACAGATATGAGGCTTCTAAGTACAACGTACATTAAAAATGTTGAAGGAAGTTTTGGATTCAGTGTcaatcaattaaaatgattcctgctaattaaatgcactttttaaagAGTTTGTACTATTTTGAGGCACACTGACAATTACTGAAATGTATCATGTAAAGTTAATTTTCCTTTATTCACTCGTTCCAATTAATGCATGGACAAATGagttaatatcaaataaaaatataacaattatgatGACAATTACTTAAAGTTGTCCACCGCTTTACTCAAAACACGTGTCAATTAAGGATGTCCACGTGAAGTGATAATTACAATCTCGTGACAAACCACACGTGTATCCCATGCTATATATACGCGCAAATCTCTCGAACCATCAGCCAAAAGCTCTTAAGCATTAAAATCACAAGTACAAGGAGTTGACTCTTTAAAACCTAACATTTTGCAAGAACAGaggaaacaaatatattgaatatggctGGAATGCGGTATACTCCACGGAACGTTGCTTCGTATCTGAGAAAGGTTAGTTTTTAGTGTCGTTTTCCTTTTATTCTATCTTAatcaaatgttataattaaaaaccTATCTTTttgaattacataaataaaacagaatagCATActaaaattaagttttaaagcATGTATTTATTCGCATATTTGCTGCAGTCTGTTGTAAGTTAATCCAAATAAGAGACCGCTCATAACTAACgttagaaataatttaaataacatacatttcTTACATATGATACATTTTAAGCTCGTCGTACGAAAGCAACAAGTCGAGCGACAACGCCATGAGAGAATAAACGTATCATGTCCTCCATTATATTATACAGTCGGAcccggttggctcgaactcacaaggaccggtgaaaatacctcgagcctcggaagaTTCGACTCAAAAATTGCTAACCTTCCGTttatagaaatcggtccttttgtTTTGGTCCTTTTCTATCCTAAAAGTAAGCTATGATAGGTGTTTTATTTGGATTCCTTTTCATCCAGCTTGAGCCAACATGACTTCGAGTCATTCGAGATCGAGCAAACGGGGATTAACTGTATacctacatgtatttttcatcaaatattgtGAACCTTGTAGGTACGCAAGCCCCTAGTTGAGCGTCAACGACGTGAGAGGATGAACGCAAGCATTGACCGTCTCAAGCTCCTTATCGCGGACACCATCCGACAACAGGTACGCCcggcatgacattttcaaatgTGATTCTAACAAATTGATCGAAAAATCTTGTCTTTCACAGTTtctattacaattattttttgtagCTTGCAGAATTTACATCAGTAAGCCATTTCGGTTTCAATTCAGTTGGACAAAAGGCATTGCATGCGTCCTATTTATTTGCATTGCTAATACAGATAACCTAAACATAAAGATTTAGAAAGTGGAACAAGATGACATATATTATAGCTTCATCATGGAAATTAAAGATCTTttctataatgtatttttatttgattgtaaatgtgAGGTTTCTTCAAATATAGAAATCGTATGCTATTTTTAGGTGTCTCCAATGACTCGTGTGGACAAGGCGGACATCCTTGAGCTCACCGTGTTCCATCTGACACGGCTTCAGCATCAGCAGAGGGCCGTTCGCGTAGCAACCGAAGCCAAAGACGCCGCCTCATGCATAGCCTCCTACCAGACCGGTTTCCGGGACTGCGCACGGGAGGTGGTCACGTACATAGCTGTAAACGGCGCGTGTGATCCGGTAGTTACGACCAATATGAGCGGAAATTTGAGGAGCGTATATGCGCAGAAGCAGAATAGCATTCGGATTCCACAGGTAAAAAATAAAGAGCCCTGTACATATAGTCATAAAGGCCATAACCGACAGGCCGTTTTCATGTCAACGCCGAGACGATCGGACGAACGGTTCAGTGGCTTGACGAATCAAATCACAATACCCTCTATGGGAACTCAAGATTGCTCGCCGATCTCGCAGATGACAAAAGGCCACGATGCCGCCATCATGCATAATTCCAGCACTTCCGGTTTGAGTTTGGACAGCAGTGATTCTGGATTTTCCAACCTCGACGTATCCACTGACAGTCAATCATTTATTCGATGTGAATCTTTGGGGTCAGAtggttgtttttcatttgaccAAAGTAACGATGATGCAGTCGGTCAAGTGTCCAAAGACAATGTATGGCGCCCGTAGTAGAATGATGATCTTTATATGATTAACGTATGCAAACGTATGTTATTGGATTTTGTTAAAGAATTGTTACactagttaaaataaaatatgaatttaaggAGCATGACTTCTACATTATAGGCATTAGTTGATACATTCATGTATATGATTGgtagataaaaacaaataaagagaACTTGCCAACGTGATTTGCTCCTTATTTCGAGTTCTCTTCTGTATGTTACtacaacaaaatgtaattaCTAGCAGCttaacaaataaatttcaaaataataataataaataatactatAACTTAAATACCTAGAACAAAGAATTATGTCCGAGGTCCAAAGGGTCACACTTCTTCACTGAACCTGGTATTTTTAATGTCTACAGAATGTAATCTGTATGCAATATTGAACGCACTATTTGAGCCATATTTATagcaaacaacaacatcaacaaaaaattgataagtttttacttttttcttagATTAGGTAAAGCTTgtcatgatataaaaataagaatgttcCAGAACATATTACAAAAATCTTTAATGTTTTCCCTCATATTCTAAAAGAATATTGTTCATTCTACAACTTCTAAACATTGAATATATAGAAATTTCTAGAACGCTTTAATCATATATTCTGATAAATACATTAGTAAAATATGCGAACACATGAATGAACAATTAGTGAATCTAGGTTACTCTACAATGAAACTAGACAAGTCAACATAGAAGTAcccaaatcaaaataattatacgaGTAACTCTTGCCCTCTTCTTGAAAAATAGAGTTGAAtgtaatataactttcttttaaaatacatattatggAAATAATTATGGAAAATGGGTATCACGCATGCATAAAACAATGATACTATATTATATGGCACGATATTTCtacatgaaatataatttacgATTGACTAAACGAACTGCAAACGAGACAGTGTATCTagaattatattatacattcccttcaaatgtttaatttcaagaTTATGTTCCTGCAACAACAAACTCCACgtcagaaatatttatttcttgctTATCGTTGTGTAGTTCTTAAGCAAATTTACTAGAGGTTTTGCAATTATTGAAACGTTATTGCAGATATTCCGATATTACCCAGCCATTCCAAGAAAACGCATCAGCTGTAGAACATATGGTCAATATCCAATGAAAAAAGATATTAGAGCAAAGTTGTTCAATgcaattgattgtttttaagttattaaaaactaatgaAATAACAACTGTGAATTATAGTTTCAGGCCGTTGTTAGTACCGCACTTATCATTGCGGTTAATGGACAGACTCGATCAAACAAGGGctgctgttttatacactagcgggCGTGGTTAGTACTGCACTTACAATTGCGGTTAATGGACAGACTCGATCAAACAGGGGCTGCTGTTGTATACACTAGCGGGCGTGGTCAGCACTGCAATTACAATTGCGATTGATGGACAGACTCGATCAAACAGGGGCTGCTGTTTTATACACGGGTGTGGTCAGTACTGCACTTACCATTGTCGTCAACACACAGTCTCGATCAAACAGAGGTTGCTGTTCTATACAATAGCGTCCGTGGTCAGTACCGTACTTACCAATACGGTCAATGAACAGTATCGATCAAACATAGGCTGCTGTTTTATACACCAGCGTGCATGGTCAGTACTGTACTTACCATTACGGCCAATGGACAGTATCGATCAAACAAACAGAAGctgctgttttatacactagcgTATGTGGTCAGTAAAGCACTTACCATTACGGCCAATGGACAGTATCGATCAAACAAACAGAGGctgctgttttatacactagcgggCGTGGCCAGTACTACACTTACCATTACGGTCAATGAACAGTCTCGATCAAACAAACAGAGGctgctgttttatacactagcgggCGTGGCCAGTACTACACTTACCATTACGGTCAATGAACAGTCTCGATCAAACAGAGGctgctgttttatacactagcgAGCGTGGTCAGTACTGTACTTACCATTGGTGTCAATAAACAGTCTCTATCAAACAGAGGTTGttgttttatacactagcgggCGTGGTCAGTACTGCACTTATCACTGTGACCGATGAACATTCTCAATAAAACAGAGGCTGCTGCAaatcatatatacatgaatgtatCAAGTATTGCCTATAATGTAGAAGCCATGCTCCTTGTGATCATACtttatttttacttcaataacaATTCTTTAACAAAATCCAATAACATGTTTTAGGTATGCATACATTAATCAAACAAAGATCATCATACTACCACGGGCGCCATAGATTGGCTTTGGACACTTGACCGACTGCATCAGCGTTACTTCggtcaaatgaaaaacaaccaTCTGACCCTAAAT
Proteins encoded in this region:
- the LOC128230017 gene encoding enhancer of split mgamma protein-like yields the protein MAGMRYTPRNVASYLRKVRKPLVERQRRERMNASIDRLKLLIADTIRQQVSPMTRVDKADILELTVFHLTRLQHQQRAVRVATEAKDAASCIASYQTGFRDCAREVVTYIAVNGACDPVVTTNMSGNLRSVYAQKQNSIRIPQVKNKEPCTYSHKGHNRQAVFMSTPRRSDERFSGLTNQITIPSMGTQDCSPISQMTKGHDAAIMHNSSTSGLSLDSSDSGFSNLDVSTDSQSFIRCESLGSDGCFSFDQSNDDAVGQVSKDNVWRP